From Streptomyces sp. TLI_235, a single genomic window includes:
- a CDS encoding GntR family transcriptional regulator has translation MPADPDRATGALYRTVAADLREAITTGRYGEAGRLPAEGALAERYGVSRGTVRQALALLRADGLVTSRRGTRRVVLGNARVQSFSELLSFTHWARSMGEEPGGRLESLVRRPADATECELLRLEPGTEVYVTLRLRTLSGTPVMVERTVYPPRVGEIVAELPADAVSHTEPLREHGILFTDADHTIDVVAANTEDARLLGCRRGSPLLREKRRTTDPTGTPVEWSQDRYLPGTVAFSIHNSLASSALSRHARDGD, from the coding sequence GTGCCAGCAGACCCGGACCGCGCAACCGGCGCCCTCTACCGCACGGTGGCCGCCGACCTCCGCGAGGCGATCACCACCGGCCGCTACGGCGAGGCCGGCCGCCTCCCCGCCGAGGGCGCCCTCGCCGAGCGGTACGGCGTCTCCCGCGGCACCGTCCGGCAGGCCCTCGCCCTGCTGCGCGCCGACGGCCTGGTCACCTCCCGCCGCGGCACCCGCCGCGTGGTGCTCGGCAACGCCCGCGTGCAGAGCTTCTCCGAACTCCTCAGCTTCACCCACTGGGCCCGCTCCATGGGGGAGGAGCCCGGTGGCCGGCTGGAGTCGCTGGTGCGCCGCCCGGCCGACGCCACCGAGTGCGAGCTGCTCCGCCTGGAGCCGGGCACCGAGGTGTACGTGACGCTCCGCCTGCGCACCCTCTCCGGCACCCCGGTGATGGTCGAACGCACCGTCTACCCGCCGCGGGTCGGCGAGATCGTCGCCGAACTGCCCGCCGACGCGGTCTCGCACACCGAGCCGCTGCGCGAGCACGGCATCCTCTTCACCGACGCCGACCACACCATCGACGTGGTCGCCGCCAACACCGAGGACGCCCGCCTGCTCGGCTGCCGCCGCGGCAGCCCGCTGCTGCGCGAGAAGCGCCGCACCACCGACCCGACCGGCACCCCCGTGGAGTGGTCCCAGGACCGCTACCTGCCCGGCACGGTCGCCTTCTCCATCCACAACTCGCTGGCCTCCTCGGCCCTCTCCCGTCACGCAAGGGACGGCGACTGA
- a CDS encoding putative spermidine/putrescine transport system permease protein, producing MTTAPTPVPAPAAADPSGGPGAVAAGSPAPPPAPRVRRLRGGSWLAALPLLAFFAIGFGLPAIAIVTGAFTLSSDAETGAGSFSTANVTDSVQGAYWTALLSSVKLSALTALIGTVVGLPLAQAVVTSRFRAVREAVLTASGVLANFGGLPLAFAFVATLGNAGEITKLFHLTDHGWTLYGFTGLSIAYLYFLVPLMVLTITPALDGLRTQWREAAANNRATALQYWRHVALPILLPSLLGGYVLLFGSAFAAYATAAAMVGATVPLISRSIADALSGNVLVGQGNLALALSLDMIVVAVLVMAVYLPLQRRSARWLS from the coding sequence ATGACCACGGCTCCCACCCCGGTGCCGGCCCCGGCCGCCGCTGACCCCAGCGGCGGCCCGGGCGCCGTGGCCGCCGGGTCCCCCGCTCCTCCGCCCGCCCCGCGGGTCCGCCGCCTGCGCGGCGGTTCCTGGCTGGCCGCGCTGCCGCTGCTGGCGTTCTTCGCGATCGGCTTCGGCCTGCCCGCGATCGCCATCGTCACCGGCGCGTTCACGCTCTCCTCGGACGCCGAGACGGGCGCCGGCTCGTTCAGCACCGCCAATGTCACCGACTCGGTGCAGGGCGCCTACTGGACGGCCCTGCTGAGCAGCGTCAAGCTCTCCGCGCTCACCGCCCTGATCGGCACCGTCGTCGGACTGCCGCTCGCCCAGGCGGTGGTGACCTCGCGCTTCCGTGCCGTCCGCGAGGCGGTGCTGACCGCCTCCGGCGTGCTCGCCAACTTCGGCGGACTGCCGCTGGCCTTCGCCTTCGTCGCCACCCTCGGCAACGCCGGCGAGATCACCAAGCTGTTCCACCTCACCGACCACGGCTGGACGCTCTACGGCTTCACCGGCCTGAGCATCGCCTACCTGTACTTCCTGGTGCCGCTGATGGTCCTCACCATCACCCCGGCCCTGGACGGGCTGCGCACCCAGTGGCGCGAGGCGGCCGCCAACAACCGGGCCACCGCGCTGCAGTACTGGCGGCACGTCGCGCTGCCGATCCTGCTGCCCTCCCTGCTCGGCGGCTACGTGCTGCTGTTCGGCAGCGCGTTCGCCGCGTACGCCACCGCCGCGGCGATGGTCGGTGCGACCGTCCCGCTGATCAGCCGGTCGATCGCCGACGCGCTCTCCGGCAACGTCCTGGTCGGCCAGGGCAACCTCGCCCTCGCCCTCAGCCTCGACATGATCGTCGTCGCCGTCCTGGTGATGGCCGTCTACCTGCCCCTCCAGCGCCGGAGCGCCCGATGGCTCAGCTGA
- a CDS encoding putative spermidine/putrescine transport system ATP-binding protein — translation MSTAAPHSPAAPQAPAAAAGGATVEFRGLRRSFGATTALDGLDLDVRPGELLALLGPSGCGKTTALRILAGFETHDAGEVLVDGKPVTGIPAHRRDAGMVFQSYSLFPHLTALDNVAFGLRMRGTAKAERRARAQELLELVGLPQHAGRYPHQLSGGQQQRIALARALALKPRVLLLDEPLSALDAKVRLALREEIRRLQRELGITTLFVTHDQEEALSMADRVAVLRAGRLEQCAAPAELYARPATAFVAEFVGTMSRIPCERAGSGAALLGRTYPVDGTLPADGPLEVLVRPENVALRPAAGGTAQVTGASFLGAVTRLTVRLADGTEVKADLATEAAAALPPGSRAEIVLPDRPVLVDRRRQS, via the coding sequence ATGAGCACCGCCGCCCCGCACTCCCCCGCCGCCCCGCAGGCCCCGGCCGCCGCCGCGGGCGGTGCCACCGTCGAATTCCGCGGCCTGCGCCGCTCGTTCGGCGCCACCACCGCCCTCGACGGCCTCGACCTGGACGTCCGGCCCGGCGAACTCCTCGCGCTGCTGGGCCCGTCCGGCTGCGGCAAGACCACCGCGCTGCGCATCCTGGCCGGCTTCGAGACCCACGACGCCGGCGAGGTACTGGTCGACGGCAAGCCCGTCACCGGCATCCCGGCGCACCGACGCGACGCCGGCATGGTCTTCCAGTCGTACAGCCTCTTCCCGCACCTGACCGCGCTCGACAACGTCGCCTTCGGACTGCGGATGCGCGGCACCGCCAAGGCCGAACGGCGCGCCCGCGCCCAGGAACTGCTGGAGCTCGTCGGCCTGCCGCAGCACGCCGGCCGCTACCCGCACCAGCTCTCCGGCGGCCAGCAGCAGCGGATCGCGCTCGCCCGCGCGCTCGCCCTCAAGCCCCGGGTGCTGCTGCTGGACGAGCCGCTCTCCGCCCTGGACGCGAAGGTGCGGCTCGCCCTGCGCGAGGAGATCCGCCGCCTGCAGCGCGAACTCGGCATCACCACCCTGTTCGTGACGCACGACCAGGAGGAGGCGCTCTCCATGGCCGACCGGGTCGCCGTGCTGCGGGCCGGCCGCCTGGAGCAGTGCGCGGCGCCCGCCGAGCTGTACGCCCGGCCGGCCACCGCCTTCGTCGCCGAGTTCGTCGGCACCATGAGCCGCATCCCCTGCGAGCGCGCCGGGTCGGGCGCCGCCCTGCTCGGCCGGACGTACCCGGTCGACGGCACGCTGCCCGCCGACGGCCCGCTGGAGGTGCTCGTCCGGCCGGAGAACGTCGCGCTGCGGCCCGCCGCGGGCGGCACCGCCCAGGTCACCGGCGCATCCTTCCTCGGCGCCGTCACCCGGCTCACCGTCCGGCTCGCCGACGGCACCGAGGTCAAGGCCGACCTGGCCACCGAGGCCGCCGCCGCGCTGCCGCCCGGCAGCCGCGCCGAGATCGTCCTGCCGGACCGGCCCGTCCTGGTCGACCGCCGCCGGCAGTCCTGA
- a CDS encoding HAD superfamily hydrolase (TIGR01509 family) has product MPHTPAAVLFDMDGTLVDTEPLWWQAAAETAAGLGLTLTEDDLPEVLGRAAEHTAAHLHRASGTDLAEAELVERLNRAFAGKVAAEVVPRPGALDLLAALRTAEVPTALVSASPRRVVDLVLGAIGDRWFTTTVAVEDTERTKPDPDPYLAAAERLGLDPAACVAVEDSPAGVASAVAAGCAVLAVPSTVPIAAHGRITLLDSLEEADVALLHTLAAARPA; this is encoded by the coding sequence ATGCCCCACACCCCCGCCGCCGTCCTGTTCGACATGGACGGCACGCTCGTCGACACCGAGCCCCTCTGGTGGCAGGCCGCCGCCGAGACCGCGGCCGGGCTCGGCCTCACCCTCACCGAGGACGACCTGCCCGAGGTGCTCGGCCGGGCCGCCGAGCACACCGCCGCCCACCTGCACCGGGCCAGCGGGACCGACCTGGCCGAGGCCGAACTCGTGGAGCGGCTCAACCGGGCCTTCGCCGGCAAGGTCGCCGCCGAGGTCGTCCCCCGGCCGGGCGCCCTCGACCTGCTCGCCGCCCTGCGCACCGCCGAGGTGCCCACCGCGCTGGTCTCCGCCTCGCCACGGCGCGTCGTCGACCTGGTGCTCGGCGCGATCGGCGACCGCTGGTTCACCACCACCGTCGCCGTCGAGGACACCGAGCGCACCAAGCCCGACCCGGACCCGTACCTCGCCGCCGCCGAGCGCCTCGGCCTCGACCCGGCCGCGTGCGTGGCCGTCGAGGACAGCCCGGCCGGGGTCGCCTCCGCGGTCGCCGCGGGCTGTGCGGTGCTCGCCGTGCCCTCGACCGTCCCGATCGCCGCGCACGGCCGGATCACCCTCCTCGACAGCCTCGAAGAGGCCGACGTCGCCCTGCTGCACACCCTCGCCGCCGCCCGGCCGGCCTGA
- a CDS encoding putative spermidine/putrescine transport system permease protein, with protein MAQLTQRLGGGRRPRLWRGAVLLVAGLYFLVPMAASVWFSVDNRSGGVQFDAYTGLLSAPGFTDALVLTLELAAVTVVVLLALLVPALIAARLGTARMRSVLEVVCTLPLVVPPVAFTAGVIGVLRWGPDHLMDTPFFQTIVFIQQPEFPLVLVIAYVLMSLPLAYRALDSGLRAVDVRTLVEAARSCGASWPRAVVTVVLPNLRGALLNAAFLTLALVLGEFTAASILGYQPFAVWVYSVGNSQGQMSVAVSVLSLLITWVLLLLLAAAGRERRPAPAQS; from the coding sequence ATGGCTCAGCTGACCCAGCGGCTCGGCGGCGGCCGACGCCCGCGCCTGTGGCGCGGCGCCGTCCTGCTCGTCGCCGGCCTGTACTTCCTCGTGCCGATGGCCGCCTCGGTTTGGTTCTCCGTCGACAACCGGTCCGGCGGCGTGCAGTTCGACGCCTACACCGGCCTGCTGAGCGCCCCCGGCTTCACCGACGCCCTGGTGCTCACCCTCGAACTCGCAGCCGTCACCGTGGTGGTGCTGCTGGCGCTGCTCGTCCCGGCGCTGATCGCCGCCCGGCTCGGCACGGCCCGGATGCGCTCCGTCCTCGAAGTGGTGTGCACCCTGCCGCTGGTGGTGCCGCCGGTCGCCTTCACCGCCGGTGTGATCGGCGTGCTGCGGTGGGGACCGGACCACCTGATGGACACCCCGTTCTTCCAGACGATCGTCTTCATCCAGCAGCCGGAGTTCCCGCTCGTCCTGGTGATCGCCTACGTGCTGATGTCGCTGCCGCTCGCCTACCGCGCCCTGGACTCGGGACTGCGCGCGGTCGACGTCCGCACCCTGGTGGAGGCCGCCCGCAGCTGCGGCGCGAGCTGGCCGCGGGCCGTCGTCACCGTCGTCCTGCCGAACCTGCGCGGCGCCCTGCTGAACGCCGCCTTCCTCACCCTCGCGCTGGTGCTCGGCGAGTTCACCGCCGCCTCCATCCTCGGGTACCAGCCCTTCGCGGTCTGGGTGTACTCGGTGGGCAACAGCCAGGGCCAGATGTCCGTCGCGGTGTCCGTGCTGAGCCTGCTGATCACCTGGGTGCTGCTGCTCCTGCTCGCCGCCGCCGGCCGCGAGCGCCGCCCCGCACCCGCCCAATCCTGA
- a CDS encoding endonuclease/exonuclease/phosphatase family metal-dependent hydrolase, which yields MATGSTLVIATPVNPTEGDRITFHWTTGSPDPKNWVGIYDGTRQPGTGSSLLWKYTPGGSGDVQLDTSALTGGPYTAYLLAKDGYGILAQTAPFTFRPKPAAPRPHAAVDGLTVTQIAPGAAVSVKLAGLWVKGTGTAAYRKVSGDTWLSVAADGTVSGTAPGVTAHPAVVTVGIKDPAGATDTVTVQVPVRDPAGPLTLKAATWNLANAGGAFTDAAEKQLRAVLTQGMDVVALQETAGTAAQALATALGWYAYQSTGSVGILSRWPLAAVTAPTASLPAAGATVQLPGGRTVRFWAAHLDEANYGPYAIQDGQSAAQVQAAEAASTRGQQARALAAAVQADIAAGQRVVLAADLASPSHLDWTGQGGRPALAWPVTTALRDAGLTDAYRSAHPDPVASPGSTWSPTRTLRGGKPEPQDRIDQVQFAGALTLVEAHTLATGWPQAEPNAAANGWPSDTAAAVATFTL from the coding sequence GTGGCGACAGGCTCGACGCTCGTCATCGCGACGCCGGTGAACCCGACCGAGGGCGACCGGATCACCTTCCACTGGACGACCGGCTCCCCGGACCCGAAGAACTGGGTGGGGATCTACGACGGCACCCGGCAGCCCGGCACCGGGTCCTCGCTGCTGTGGAAGTACACGCCCGGCGGCTCGGGGGACGTCCAGTTGGACACCTCGGCGCTGACCGGCGGCCCGTACACCGCGTACCTGCTGGCCAAGGACGGGTACGGGATCCTCGCGCAGACCGCGCCGTTCACCTTCCGTCCCAAGCCGGCGGCGCCCCGGCCGCACGCCGCGGTGGACGGCCTGACGGTCACTCAGATCGCGCCCGGGGCCGCCGTGTCGGTGAAGCTGGCCGGCCTGTGGGTCAAGGGCACCGGCACCGCCGCGTACCGGAAGGTCTCCGGCGACACCTGGCTGTCGGTGGCGGCCGACGGCACGGTGAGCGGCACCGCGCCCGGCGTGACGGCACACCCCGCGGTGGTCACCGTCGGCATCAAGGACCCGGCGGGCGCCACCGACACGGTCACCGTGCAGGTCCCGGTCCGCGACCCGGCCGGCCCGCTCACCCTCAAGGCCGCGACCTGGAACCTCGCCAACGCCGGCGGCGCCTTCACCGACGCGGCGGAGAAACAGCTTCGGGCCGTCCTCACCCAGGGCATGGACGTGGTCGCGCTGCAGGAGACCGCCGGCACCGCCGCGCAGGCCCTGGCGACCGCGCTCGGCTGGTACGCCTACCAGAGCACCGGCAGCGTCGGCATCCTCAGCCGCTGGCCGCTCGCCGCGGTCACCGCGCCGACCGCCTCACTGCCCGCCGCCGGCGCCACCGTGCAGCTGCCGGGCGGCCGCACCGTCCGCTTCTGGGCCGCGCACCTCGACGAGGCGAACTACGGCCCGTACGCGATCCAGGACGGGCAGAGCGCCGCCCAGGTGCAGGCGGCCGAGGCGGCGTCCACCCGCGGGCAGCAGGCCCGGGCGCTGGCCGCCGCGGTGCAGGCCGACATCGCCGCCGGGCAGCGGGTGGTGCTGGCCGCCGACCTCGCCTCGCCCTCGCACCTGGACTGGACGGGACAGGGCGGCCGCCCCGCCCTCGCCTGGCCGGTCACCACCGCCCTGCGGGACGCCGGCCTGACCGACGCGTACCGCAGCGCGCACCCCGACCCGGTGGCCTCCCCCGGCAGCACCTGGTCGCCGACCCGGACGCTGCGCGGCGGCAAGCCCGAGCCGCAGGACCGGATCGACCAGGTCCAGTTCGCGGGCGCGCTGACCCTCGTCGAGGCGCACACCCTCGCCACCGGCTGGCCGCAGGCCGAACCGAACGCCGCCGCCAACGGCTGGCCGAGCGACACCGCCGCCGCCGTCGCCACCTTCACGCTCTGA
- a CDS encoding putative spermidine/putrescine transport system substrate-binding protein, which produces MTVHRACAAAFAAVLTAAALSLSACGSAGSSAASGDAGKPAAGAKAAKDAASAADLGGMDALVAAAKKEGKLHVITLPHDWANYGKILSGFKAKYGIEIEEENPDGSSQDEINAITSRKGQERAPDVVDLGSAFALQAAKDGLLAPYKVAAFDKIADTMKDPAGLRVNDYGGYISIGCDAKRVGTCPKTFADLLKPEYKGKVALNGNPTKSGSAFGGVYAAALANGGSLDNIQPGIDFFAKLKQSGNFNPVESTPATVEKGETPISIDWSYLNAGYTDEFKGKGIDWQVAVPSDGSYAQYYNQGVNKFAPHPAAARLWQEYLFSAEGQNLYLGGYATPALFDALKKDGTLDSAAAAKLPAVEKPFTTFPSQDQITAAKKVVTENWTKAIAG; this is translated from the coding sequence GTGACCGTGCACCGCGCCTGTGCCGCCGCCTTCGCGGCCGTGCTGACCGCCGCAGCGCTCTCCCTGTCCGCCTGCGGCTCCGCGGGCTCCTCCGCGGCCTCCGGCGACGCCGGCAAGCCCGCGGCGGGTGCCAAGGCCGCCAAGGACGCCGCCTCCGCCGCCGACCTGGGCGGCATGGACGCCCTGGTCGCCGCCGCCAAGAAGGAGGGGAAGCTGCACGTCATCACGCTGCCCCACGACTGGGCGAACTACGGCAAGATCCTCTCGGGCTTCAAGGCCAAGTACGGCATCGAGATCGAGGAGGAGAACCCGGACGGCTCCAGCCAGGACGAGATCAACGCGATCACCTCCCGCAAGGGCCAGGAGCGCGCTCCCGACGTGGTCGACCTGGGCAGCGCCTTCGCCCTGCAGGCCGCCAAGGACGGGCTGCTCGCCCCCTACAAGGTCGCCGCCTTCGACAAGATCGCGGACACCATGAAGGACCCGGCCGGCCTGCGGGTCAACGACTACGGCGGCTACATCTCGATCGGCTGCGACGCCAAGCGCGTCGGCACCTGCCCGAAGACCTTCGCCGACCTGCTGAAGCCCGAGTACAAGGGCAAGGTCGCGCTGAACGGCAACCCCACCAAGTCGGGTTCGGCCTTCGGCGGCGTGTACGCGGCGGCGCTGGCCAACGGCGGCTCGCTGGACAACATCCAGCCCGGCATCGACTTCTTCGCCAAGCTGAAGCAGTCCGGCAACTTCAACCCGGTCGAGTCGACCCCGGCCACCGTCGAGAAGGGCGAGACCCCGATCTCGATCGACTGGTCGTACCTGAACGCGGGCTACACCGACGAGTTCAAGGGCAAGGGCATCGACTGGCAGGTCGCCGTCCCCTCCGACGGCTCCTACGCCCAGTACTACAACCAGGGCGTCAACAAGTTCGCCCCGCACCCGGCGGCCGCCCGCCTGTGGCAGGAGTACCTCTTCAGCGCCGAGGGCCAGAACCTGTACCTGGGCGGCTACGCCACCCCGGCCCTGTTCGACGCCCTGAAGAAGGACGGCACCCTCGACTCCGCCGCGGCTGCCAAGCTGCCGGCCGTCGAGAAGCCCTTCACCACCTTCCCGAGCCAGGACCAGATCACGGCCGCCAAGAAGGTCGTGACCGAGAACTGGACCAAGGCGATCGCGGGCTGA
- a CDS encoding small multidrug resistance pump, producing MPYLLLALAIASEVCATSLLKLTDGFSRLWPSIGVALGYVLSFLLLGRALKHIPVSVAYAVWSGAGTAAVAAIGATFFAEPLGRLQWLGIALVIAGVIVINLRGGH from the coding sequence ATGCCGTACCTTCTGCTCGCGCTCGCCATCGCCAGCGAGGTCTGCGCCACCAGCCTGCTCAAACTCACCGACGGTTTCAGCCGGTTGTGGCCGAGCATCGGGGTGGCCCTGGGCTACGTGCTCTCCTTCCTGCTGCTCGGCCGCGCCCTTAAGCACATCCCGGTCTCGGTGGCCTACGCCGTCTGGTCCGGCGCCGGCACCGCCGCCGTCGCCGCGATCGGCGCCACCTTCTTCGCCGAACCCCTGGGCCGCCTCCAGTGGCTGGGCATCGCCCTGGTCATCGCCGGCGTCATCGTCATCAACCTTCGCGGCGGCCACTGA
- a CDS encoding TetR family transcriptional regulator, whose translation MSTTGRKTINAKHQETTIEGDLPPRERLVRAASRLFYYEGVRAIGVERLIAEAGVTKVTFYRHFASKDDLVVAYLRTKDAYYREVAEPLAAGHPPGEAIDLIFEAIAEHARERGFRGSPFLNAAAEYPDAGHPVRGLVASHRDWLRALFQELLTRLGHAAPESAAGALLMLYDGAMAAGYLDDSTAAHTTLLDAVRLIRSGG comes from the coding sequence GTGAGTACCACCGGGCGGAAGACGATCAATGCCAAGCATCAGGAGACCACCATCGAGGGAGACCTGCCGCCTCGCGAACGTCTGGTCCGGGCCGCGTCGCGGCTGTTCTATTACGAGGGTGTACGAGCGATCGGCGTGGAGCGGCTGATCGCCGAGGCCGGGGTGACGAAGGTGACCTTCTACCGGCACTTCGCCTCCAAGGACGACCTGGTCGTGGCCTATCTGCGGACCAAGGACGCCTACTACCGCGAGGTGGCCGAGCCGCTGGCCGCCGGGCACCCGCCCGGGGAGGCGATCGACCTGATCTTCGAGGCGATCGCCGAGCACGCCCGCGAGCGCGGCTTTCGCGGATCGCCGTTCTTGAACGCAGCCGCCGAGTACCCGGATGCCGGCCATCCGGTACGCGGCCTGGTGGCATCTCACCGGGACTGGCTCCGCGCCCTCTTCCAGGAGCTGCTCACCCGGCTCGGCCACGCCGCCCCCGAGTCGGCCGCCGGCGCGCTGCTGATGCTGTACGACGGCGCGATGGCAGCCGGCTACCTGGACGACTCGACGGCCGCCCACACGACTCTGCTGGACGCGGTCCGACTGATCCGGTCGGGCGGCTGA
- a CDS encoding phospholipase C, giving the protein MTPQLSRRSFVAATAATGAAAAVGLPAAAARAAAATGSIADVKHVVILMQENRSFDHYFGALNGVRGFADRQALQFPDGTDVFRQPDAGRSDGGVMLPFRMDTTKYNAQNAGGLAHDWATGHQAINGGAMNKWIAAKGERTMGYFTREDIPYQYALADAFTLCDAYFCSMAGPTDPNRLYLWTGTAGPGRDGTTGPWIDNTPVTDNPVADWTTYAERLQAAGVSWRVYHNPSKDDRTGDYDDNALSYFKQFHAFPATDPRYVNAMTKWDPTAFDQHCKDGTLPTVSWLVAPYLFCEHPSASPDYGAHWVNTALQSLMSNPAVWQHTVFLVMYDENDGYFDHVVPPTPEPGTPEEYTQGRAIGLGNRVPLWVASPWSRGGWVNSQVFDHTSVLRFLELVTGVQEPNISAWRRAVCGDLTSCFDFTAPDFGVPALPDTVALMAKADAGAKLPAVKLPATGAQAMPAQEPGARPHRRLPYRPWADVAVDRGTGAVTCTLANSGAVAFPYTVYPNIVLPFGGTPFTVPAGASRTYTWDAAATDGRYDFTVHGPDGFVRRFAGTVVRAPQDDVAVPSVTATAGTGSITLRLANDGRTECSFTLTPNDYAGTARTVWVAPGTTTTVDWPLDQGRYDVVVTAGTGTRFLQRYAGALH; this is encoded by the coding sequence ATGACCCCCCAGCTCAGCCGCCGCAGCTTCGTCGCCGCGACGGCGGCCACCGGCGCGGCAGCCGCCGTCGGCCTGCCCGCGGCCGCCGCCCGCGCGGCCGCCGCCACCGGCTCGATCGCCGACGTCAAGCACGTGGTGATCCTCATGCAGGAGAACCGCTCCTTCGACCACTACTTCGGTGCCCTGAACGGCGTCCGCGGCTTCGCCGACCGGCAGGCCCTGCAGTTCCCCGACGGCACCGACGTCTTCCGCCAGCCCGACGCGGGCCGCAGCGACGGCGGCGTCATGCTGCCGTTCCGGATGGACACCACGAAGTACAACGCGCAGAACGCCGGCGGCCTCGCCCACGACTGGGCCACCGGCCACCAGGCCATCAACGGCGGCGCGATGAACAAGTGGATCGCCGCCAAGGGCGAGCGCACCATGGGCTACTTCACCCGCGAGGACATCCCGTACCAGTACGCGCTGGCCGACGCCTTCACGCTCTGCGACGCGTACTTCTGCTCGATGGCCGGCCCGACCGACCCCAACCGGCTCTACCTGTGGACGGGCACGGCCGGCCCCGGCCGGGACGGCACCACCGGCCCGTGGATCGACAACACCCCCGTCACCGACAACCCGGTGGCGGACTGGACGACCTACGCCGAGCGGCTGCAGGCCGCCGGCGTGAGCTGGCGGGTCTACCACAACCCGAGCAAGGACGACCGCACCGGCGACTACGACGACAACGCGCTCTCCTACTTCAAGCAGTTCCACGCCTTCCCCGCCACGGACCCGCGGTACGTCAACGCGATGACCAAGTGGGACCCGACCGCCTTCGACCAGCACTGCAAGGACGGCACCCTGCCGACCGTCTCCTGGCTGGTCGCGCCCTACCTGTTCTGCGAACACCCCAGCGCCAGCCCGGACTACGGCGCGCACTGGGTGAACACCGCACTGCAGTCGCTGATGTCGAACCCTGCGGTCTGGCAGCACACCGTCTTCCTGGTGATGTACGACGAGAACGACGGCTACTTCGACCACGTCGTCCCGCCCACCCCCGAGCCGGGCACCCCGGAGGAGTACACCCAGGGCCGGGCGATCGGCCTCGGCAACCGGGTGCCGCTCTGGGTCGCCTCGCCGTGGTCGCGCGGCGGCTGGGTGAACTCGCAGGTCTTCGACCACACGTCGGTGCTGCGGTTCCTGGAGCTGGTGACCGGCGTCCAGGAGCCGAACATCTCCGCCTGGCGGCGCGCCGTCTGCGGCGACCTCACCAGCTGCTTCGACTTCACCGCACCGGACTTCGGCGTCCCGGCGCTGCCCGACACCGTCGCCCTGATGGCCAAGGCCGACGCCGGCGCCAAGCTGCCCGCGGTCAAGCTGCCCGCCACCGGCGCCCAGGCGATGCCCGCCCAGGAGCCGGGCGCCCGCCCGCACCGCCGGCTCCCGTACCGCCCGTGGGCCGACGTCGCGGTCGACCGCGGCACCGGCGCCGTCACCTGCACCCTCGCCAACTCCGGTGCGGTGGCCTTCCCGTACACCGTCTACCCGAACATCGTGCTGCCGTTCGGCGGCACCCCGTTCACCGTGCCGGCCGGCGCGAGCCGCACGTACACCTGGGACGCCGCCGCGACCGACGGCCGCTACGACTTCACCGTGCACGGCCCGGACGGCTTCGTCCGCCGCTTCGCCGGCACCGTCGTGCGCGCCCCGCAGGACGACGTGGCCGTGCCCTCGGTGACCGCCACCGCCGGCACCGGCAGCATCACCCTGCGGCTCGCCAACGACGGCCGCACCGAGTGCTCGTTCACGCTGACCCCGAACGACTATGCCGGCACCGCCCGGACGGTCTGGGTCGCCCCCGGTACCACGACCACCGTCGACTGGCCGCTCGACCAGGGCCGCTACGACGTGGTCGTCACCGCCGGCACCGGCACCCGTTTCCTCCAGCGGTACGCGGGCGCCCTGCACTGA